Proteins encoded in a region of the Amphiprion ocellaris isolate individual 3 ecotype Okinawa chromosome 21, ASM2253959v1, whole genome shotgun sequence genome:
- the LOC111581859 gene encoding uncharacterized protein LOC111581859 isoform X1 — translation MATKPVQWAMLEVETFLSLVADQRIQRELDGATRNAKIYQEVSDRMAAHGYRRTLKQCREKLKKLKSDYRSIKDSHGRGESNRRHWKWFDRMDAIYGHRPASNGRESGLETITDDRDQRGELRCSGSGRPEMRPANQATRSLNSPTALLESMVDGSSVQTPDPDPDTPMFSWSNTEVQVLLTLWANPEVQQELLPNVRNEKVYTDLSAKLTSLGFNKEPKQCWEKIKNLEQEYKRIKNGHHMGGSSSVWFSIMDEVLSSQTAAVKHSETADPSSTESSLPTQSVSLDVKTEDESLWLPDEIQVLMTLWAQPNIQKQLLTSAANNEVFTYLSTELALVGFTKTSHQCSLKVNNLKEEYKRIKQLGLSGDVKGDWFIILDSVLCPDGEKLKEKDSSMVLTEPKSPADKRVNEQAVWTSDEVKLLLTRWAEESVQQQLRSTKRNERVFAQLSSELATQGFDKTTSQCRSKIQLLKQKYKRIKEQKDSKKQQSRWFVIMDKVLGSCKSEVVAAEGTDLEHPSLQASQQHIPETAEGCHLSISSLCLLVPHLRLMSAFAWQVVQCRNVVHYGKVEELVRLVTELVPELLTPREKVQLLLRLRARLVLELCLNESTANLLNIQPHLKVIEDLTISCSSDQEELEELEKSKSNFREVVHTLLEDTDKRKTFFKEVFPIHYGQEYEVTLHTLVWKFISRLDNLLPIPDIKQTAEWLSTSPSIMEECERLVLEPNQLKALLHFHQQQSGNTNQCFSQAQNMFLPTLSLHSKANWKQLASEQQEMLTDDEEQFDYSEDEEPVEENQHDNESTVEDCSKGNEDLTLKDEQRNGMMTATAPNLNHASVHLQTCSLCPYSDNKVSELLNHIRKEHLIQEPTGLFSAEPGEDVLQKVNSQMLKSKTNTCEYCGKIFEDVATLKTHIKTHIPPYHCDKCDKKYFSKNSLIVHQRIHTGEIPYLCSHCGRGFRSSHMLQLHVRTHTGDRRYTCHICGKTSVQHLARHMRMHRGEKNYLCSECGKTFLSSGELRLHTRYHTGERPYTCKHCGKSFIAKCQLTVHTRRHTGESPYRCSLCPKSFCTLRAQKKHMMIHSNQKSFQCLKCGKIFRQEETFKMHSETHE, via the exons ATGGCGACCAAACCTGTACAGTGGGCGATGTTAGAGGTCGAGAcgtttctgtctttggtggcggaccaaagaatacagagggagctggacggtgCGACCCGCAACGCGAAAATATATCAGGAGGTCTCGGACCGGATGGCCGCCCACGGATACAGAAGGACATTGAAGCAGTgtcgggagaagctgaaaaagctcaaaagcgACTATCGGTCCATCAAGGACAGCCATGGCCGAGGTGAGTCAAACCGGAGGCATTGGAAGTGGTTTGACCGAATGGACGCCATTTACGGGCACCGACCGGCGAGCAATGGGAGGGAGAGTGGCCTCGAGACCATAACGGACGACAGGGACCAAAGAGGGGAGCTGAGGTGCAGCGGCAGTGGTCGGCCAGAAATGAGACCGGCGAACCAAGCAACGAGGTCTCTGAACTCTCCCACAGCCTTGCTGGAGTCGATGGTCGACGGGTCCTCAGTGCAGACCCCCGACCCTGATCctg ATACACCCATGTTTTCTTGGTCAAATACAGAGGTCCAGGTGTTGTTGACGCTTTGGGCAAATCCCGAAGTTCAACAAGAGCTTCTCCCCAATGTGAGAAATGAGAAAGTTTACACTGACCTCAGTGCCAAACTGACATCACTTGGATTTAACAAAGAACCAAAGCAGTGCTGGgagaaaatcaaaaatctgGAGCAGGAGTACAAGAGGATCAAGAACGGTCATCACATGGGTGGGAGTAGCAGTGTCTGGTTTTCCATTATGGATGAAGTCCTCAGTTCCCAGACTGCAGCAGTGAAACATTCAGAAACAGCAGATCCTTCCTCCACAGAGTCCTCTCTACCCACTCAGTCAGTTTCCTTGGATGTCAAAACAGAAG atgAATCCCTGTGGCTGCCAGATGAAATCCAAGTGCTGATGACCCTCTGGGCACAACCCAACATTCAGAAACAGCTTCTCACCTCAGCAGCCAACAATGAAGTTTTCACATATCTCAGCACTGAACTGGCTTTGGTGGGATTTACCAAGACGTCACATCAGTGCAGTCTGAAAGTGAATAACCTTAAAGAGGAGTACAAAAGAATCAAACAATTGGGACTATCTGGGGATGTTAAAGGTGACTGGTTTATTATTTTGGATAGTGTCCTCTGCCCTGatggagagaagttgaaagaGAAGGATTCATCTATGGTGCTAACAGAACCTAAATCACCAGCTGACAAGCGTGTGAATG AGCAAGCTGTTTGGACATCAGATGAAGTGAAACTGCTGCTCACTAGATGGGCAGAAGAGAgcgtccagcagcagctcagatccACTAAGAGAAATGAGAGAGTGTTCGCTCAGCTGAGCTCAGAACTGGCCACTCAGGGCTTCGATAAGACCACCAGCCAGTGCAGGTCAAAAATACAACTGCTGaaacaaaagtacaaaaggATTAAGGAGCAGAAGGACTctaaaaagcaacaaagcagATGGTTTGTAATCATGGATAAAGTCCTTGGCAGCTGCAAGTCAGAGGTTGTAGCAGCTGAAGGCACAGATCTGGAGCATCCATCTCTGCAGGCATCACAGCAACACATACCTGAAACAGCAGAAG GTTGCCATTTGTCCATCTCCTCATTGTGTCTTCTGGTTCCACACCTGCGTCTGATGAGTGCCTTTGCCTGGCAGGTGGTCCAGTGTCGTAATGTGGTACATTATGGAAAGGTGGAGGAGCTGGTGAGGTTGGTGACGGAGTTAGTTCCAGAGCTTCTGACTCCCAGAGAGAAAGTACAGCTCCTGCTCAGACTACGAGCAAGG ctTGTGCTGGAGTTGTGTCTCAATGAGAGCACAGCCAACCTGCTGAATATCCAGCCCCACCTGAAGGTCATTGAAGACCTCACaataagctgcagctctgatcaGGAG GAGTTGGAGGAGTTGGAAAAATCAAAGTCGAACTTTAGGGAGGTTGTTCATACTTTGCTGGAGGACACGGATAAGAGAAAGACGTTTTTCAAG GAAGTCTTTCCCATCCACTATGGCCAAGAATATGAAGTCACATTGCACACATTGGTGTGGAAATTTATCTCCAGACTGGACAATCTGTTGCCTATCCCTGATATTAAGCAG ACTGCAGAGTGGCTCAGCACCAGTCCCTCTATTATGGAGGAATGTGAACGGCTTGTTTTGGAACCAAATCAGCTGAAGGCGCTACTTCACTTCCATCAGCAACAGTCAGGAAACACAAACCAAT GCTTCTCTCAAGCACAGAATATGTTTTTGCCTACACTGTCTCTTCACTCCAAAGCAAACTGGAAGCAGCTTGCTTCAGAGCAACAGGAAATGTTAACAGATGATGAAGAGCAGTTTGATTACAGTGAAGATGAAGAGCCAGTGGAGGAAAACCAACATGACAATGAATCAACTGTGGAGGACTGTAGTAAAGGAAATGAAGACCTGACATTAAAAGATGAACAAAGGAATGGCATGATGACTGCAACTGCCCCAA atttaaatcatgCCTCTGTACACCTTCAGACCTGCTCACTGTGTCCGTACTCTGACAACAAAGTGTCAGAACTTCTGAACCACATCAGAAAGGAGCATCTGATCCAGGAGCCTACCGGTCTTTTCTCtgcagaacctggagaagacGTCCTTCAGAAAGTCAACTCTCAGATGCTCAAGAGCAAAACGAACACTTGTGAGTATTGTGGGAAAATCTTTGAGGATGTggcaacactgaaaacacacattaaaacacacattccGCCATACCACTGCGACAAGTGTGACAAGAAATACTTCTCCAAGAATTCGCTGATTGTGCACCAGCGGATTCACACGGGCGAGATTCCATATTTGTGTTCACACTGCGGCCGCGGCTTCAGGTCTTCACATATGCTCCAGCTGCACGTTCGTACACACACTGGAGACCGGCGCTACACATGTCACATTTGTGGGAAGACTTCAGTCCAGCATCTGGCAAGACACATGCGCAtgcacagaggagaaaagaacTATCTGTGTTCTGAATGTGGGAAGACTTTTCTCTCCTCTGGGGAGTTAAGGCTGCACACAAGGTACCACACTGGTGAGCGACCTTACACATGCAAACACTGTGGGAAAAGTTTCATCGCAAAGTGCCAACTGACGGTTCACACACGCCGACATACAGGAGAGAGTCCGTACAGGTGTTCGCTGTGTCCAAAATCCTTTTGCACTTTGAGAGCACAGAAAAAGCACATGATGATTCACTCGAACCAAAAgtcttttcagtgtttaaagTGTGGTAAAATATTCAGGCAAgaggaaacttttaaaatgcataGTGAGACTCACGAATGA